DNA sequence from the Vicia villosa cultivar HV-30 ecotype Madison, WI linkage group LG3, Vvil1.0, whole genome shotgun sequence genome:
CTGGTTCTCTCAAAAccagtttttattttcttttaaagaaaCCAGTTTTAAAACcagttttataaaaaaaccagttttaaaaccagttttataaaaaaaaccagtttaaaccagtttttaaaaataaccagTTTAAAAACCTGTTTTTAAAAATAACCCATTTAAAAaccaattttatattattttcaaattgcATTAAAACTAAACATAAAAAGACCATTATAAGAGCAAATACTTGTGACTTATAAATTAAGATTAAAAGTAGCATTATTTAATCCTAATATGGTCCACAAAAGATCCAGCAATTACATGAAGTTTAGTTAACCTAACACATCAAATATCATATAGCAACAAAAAAAAGACACTCCAAAATGGACATGTTAAGTCCTCCTCTTTGTTGGTTTAAGCCTTGGTCTCAAGAAGCTCTGAGCACTTTCTTCTTCCACGCTAATGCCAAATTCTTCCTCAACTCCCATCATAATCTCAACCTGCACAAAATTTGAAATTCTTACTAATAAAGAATTGAATTCCAACAAACATTTTAAGAGCTTGCCCAAATATTTGCCAAAACATTTGAAGCAGCTTTACTAACAGGGACTATAACATGGACAGTGAGATTCTATATGAAAAAATATGAGTATAACCAAACATATTCATATAAGTTCTAATAGAGTAATAAAACATTAACATTATTTGTAAGTTTTTTATACCAGTACAGATATACTTGTATAGGAGTAATGGGAAGTGGGGACAAGAACAACTACTGAGTACTGAGCACAAGACAAGTAACCCTTCTATTttgtaaaacaaaaacaaaaattatttgatGGGGTTAATGTACATGAAACAAAAAACTAAGGAAAGAAACAAAATGGTTTCTAATAATTCAGTACGACAAACAAACAAACCATAGTGACATATCACAAGTtaacaataattttattttaagaacGGACCACCatcttcttaaaaaaatatactaATAGTAGTTTCTTGACCCTTAGAGACAATTAATAATTAACATTTTGCATATAATCAATAATTAATATTAGTAAAATTGATTAGGCTAGACACCAACCCTCCAAAAAACATATAGGACAGACAAGTAGACAACTATGTTAAGGTTTTGACAGTATTGGAGGATTCTATATGAAAAAATATGAGTATAACCAAACATATTCATGTTAGAAAAGCTTTACCGAGTGCAGTACAACAATTAAACCGACAAGTCCTCTTCAAGTGCAACAGAGGTTGAAGATGTTGAACAGCTAGCACCATCTTCCGTATAAAGTAATTATACAAAACATATAAATACATTTCATTATGCCTCaagtataataaataataatacattAGCGAATATACTTAGTTATCATACTTAATTACAGAACTCTTGTAATTGATTTCATATTAAAACCTAGGATAAACAAACCGACGCATCAAGAAACAAAGGCATTGCATAATCATAGAAAAATAAGActaaaacagaaaaagaaaactttTTCACTTGAGTCTAGAATCATAGCTAAAAAACATCATAGTCATATAGCTTTGGAACGTGAGAAAACCTTGCCCAACTAAGACCCAAGCATGCTATGAATGATCAAATTCACTAAACATTTCCAATCAGCAATGTGGATCCAAACTAGACATATACATATAGGACAGAAACTTAAATCTCAGATAAACCAATAATTATCCTTCAAAAAGGTAATAGATATCTGACCTCAGGTAGTCTAACAGCAAAGTATTTTATGTAATCTCGCCCAATATTCTTGACAATACTATCTAAGAGATAAAGTGATGGCAGCTTTTGATCACTTGAAACCTGAAAAGTTATTAACACATTCAATTAAACAcacattttattataataaatgcaAAGACAAGCACTGGGCTAGAAGTAATATTGGCACAACAAATGTAAACAAAGTTAGCGTCAAATTTCACCATGATGTAAACACTTGcctattttactttttaaatttaaagtGATTTGTTAATGTAGATCAATTGGGTTGTCACAAgttttttaatttgataaaatataactatatcaatttcattcatgtcactgattatttttatcattgtAGGAGTGAACCACAATGAATTAAGAGATATGGTTGAAGACAATGTTGTAAGGGTTTCCATATCACCAAAGAAATCTCAGATAAACCAATAACCAACTTAAATCTCAGATATCTATTACCTTTTTGAAGGATaattattgattaaataaaaagtgacacaaaccaaaacaaacaaaataacttaaaaacaacatttttataaacaaaaagtgCAACCTGTCCTATGGTTTAGAATTTAGATTGCTCATCTCTCTTAGTCTCTTTGTACATTATATCACAAGATATATGCACCCGTGACCTATCTCTCTGTCAATGATTCTCTGCTTCAACTTCACTCTAATGGTCCCACACACAATAAACAAGTACCAAATAACATTACATAACATATACTATATATAAAACCATAACACCAACCAATTCATCTATTCTTCCAAACCAATTTTTTCTTATATGATTGTTACATTCTTTCTCtctaaaataacataaacatgaattCAATTTTCTATGTTTTAGTACTAGTTCTTATTCTACAGAATCCTATTGTAACACAATGTCACACCAAAGGTCTTCGACCGAAACCTTATAATGGAATTGCAAACTCTGCAAACATGACCAAAGTTCAAGAATCAGAACAGCAGTTCATGAAATGGGTGAAATTCATTGGTGCTCTCGATCACACCGTCTTTCGAACAGCGAAAAACAAGCTTTTTCCTTCTTATACTCTCAATGTCTACAAGAATTCCAAAAAAGGAGGGTTCTCATCAATTCAATCAGCCATTGATTCTCTTCCATTAATGGCAAAGTTACACTAAACTCCAATAAAACATAAACTTAAATGAACCCAATAATCcagaatccaaacacaatcatcAACAGTCAGCAGAAAAAAATGAACCCAAATAAGAAACAAGGATTGAACACATAAAACAATAACCCAAGCTTCATTTACGCATAGCAACCCAAGTTAGAGTTTCACGTACCTTCAAGAAGTTTTCGACACGACGGTTCAATCGTGAGGCTGGGATCTAAGATTGGATGGAATGAGAGGAAAGTGTAGAGAGAATCGGAGATggagaaggtggaagaggattaggCGGAGGGTTTGTGACAGCTATCTCAGATAGTAGAAGAGAGggtttgggaattagggtttttctcaAATTTTTCAAATGGTAACCGATAACGTGATCCAAACTGAATAATGGTTTCCGGTTTTTTTTGGTTTTGATAAATGGGCCTctggttttaattttttattttgggcTGGGTTTttaaatttggtttggtttggatataGATTTGGTTTATGGTTACTGGTTTATTTGCACACCCCTGGTTCCAAAACAGATTAGTAGTCATTGCCAGTTGCCACACATGAAGTAAGTCCAAACAACCGTGTTATAAATTCCATGCCAAAAGAGATAGAAGAAGAATTTGACCTCAAAAAAAACGAGAGATTCTTGTGATaaattgagtttttatttttgtaaagtTAGAGTTAAAAGAAGAAAGAGTGGACCCAGGAAGCACATCATTCTTGACTATTTCTCTGATCAAGAATGAAGATAGCTGAACTCGTGAACGACATCCacttaataattaaactaaataaattaataattaaatcttcCAAATTTCATCTATTATTTTGTACACACACATCATACCTAACTAAAACAATAACCATAACTATTTTTATAAGCATAACAATAACTATTTTATGTCCCTTCCAAAAAGTAATTGAATCCCACTAACACGTATTAAAGAAAATGTAAGATAagcattttaaattaaaaaatggaaAAGACAATCATGGCGGCTGAAGTCTCCGCAACGAGTCAAGTTGAACTTAATTATTGAGTCTATAAACTTTTCTGAAAATTCCAATACAACccacacttcttcttcttcttcttcttcttcttctttccacaCCGCCACAAAAACCTAAAACCCTCGCCGGAGCTAATTCACCGGAAACAAAAAAATGGACCCCAAAGAGAAACACGCGATGATTCGCGACATCGGTTTACAAATCGTTATGATCCTCGCCGTAATCTTAATCTTCCTCAGCATGCACGGTATTCCCCAGAAATTTCTCGCCAAGCTCCGAATCCGTAACCGAACCGGCATCAAAGCCAAGCGTCACTTCGTAAGAGGCGCTCAGCTTCTCACACAAGCTAGATCTTCCAAAAACAAATCCAGATCCGCCATCAACCAACTCGCCAACGAAGCCCTAGCCGAAGCCGAAAAAGCGATCGAACTCGATCCTAAAGACGCGGCTTCGTATCTTCTCAAAGCGATGGTTCTGGATCTTCAAGGCTTTAGAACCTCCGCTCTTGAATCGCTTGACGCGGCTTTGTCGCCTCTCGCTGCTGGTTCGCTTGCTGAGGGAGAACGTGGCGATGCGTTGTATAAGAGAGCTGAGTTGAAACTCGCGACGAGTGAACGCACACGAGTTGACTCGGCGCTTGCGGATTTGACTGAGTCGGTGATTTTGAGCCCGAAGAACGCGAAGGCTTGGTGTGCGTTAGGGGAGTGTTATGAAGGGAAGAAAATGGAGGAGGAAGCTAAGAAAGCGTACAAGGAGGCGCATGAGTTGGAGCCACAGTTTTCTGTGCCGGTAGAAGCACTTAACAGGTTGGGTTCATAAATCGATTTTTGTACAAGTTTTCAGATTAACTATCTTTATTATAGGAAGAGCAAAGTTCCAGGAATTATGGctattacaattttaatattttgtttccttttttttattatttcttccctATGAACTATACTAAGAAAGGAAGTTACTGCTTTGTTATTAAGATAAGCTTTGAACTTGAGTTATGTTTTCGTTGAATCGAAAGCAActgaaaataaaagagataagaaTAGTACTTTTAAGATAACTTGTTCACGAACCTGCAACTTATTAACTGTCAAATTGAAATTTTGCTCTTAGGCCTTTTGATAATAAAAAGGAGcaactatgtttttttttttaaaagcaattTTTCCACTCACATTTCTCAAAATGTTCTTTTTGTAGACTGCATAAATTGTACTTTTTTTACGTCTGAATAAAATGACAAAACAATAAATAGAGTCGATACACCTGCTCTACATCACTTGCGCCTACAGAGCATAAAACTTTTTGATTTCTTATCCCTGCTtatttttttaaccattagaGTGTGTTGATGTGATAATATAAGTTCTTTAAATTTAAGAGATGGAGTTTCATGAAGCAATGgagaatttaatattaaatattattatttttaaaccaATTTGGTCATTAAATTgtattacaaataaaataatataaattggtGGGGTCAAATATACGCTGTTTATTTATAATTATCATTGGAGTAAAACTAGTTGAAATTCTTTAGAAATTGCTTATATGCAATATGCAATGTGGCAATTTAGATTCACGAAATATGACAcaagaattaaaataatttctaCCATTGAAGATAAAAGAAATCAATTCAGTTGATCTCatttataacaatatataaaattttaaaattatgtgaTATATATAGTCAcgattttattttaactttaacgtactatatattctaattaaaaaatagatataagtatttttttaattaaaatatgttttaatgaatgtctaaattgtttaaatttgaatatatgattattaatatgatataaaaattcaatggaattttttttttatacgaGTATTAACGAAGGTGTAAATGTAAGTTCTAAGCATTATTCAAAGGGTGGGTTAGGGGGAACTCGTTATTTAAATCCGATTGTGTTTCATACAATTTCATGAAATAATAGTGTTCAGGATCCTATGACACTTGCTGTTGATGTAGAAATTTTGGTAGATGTGTTAGTTTCTTTATGTTGATTGTTAGAAAAATCTTTCACCCACACGCAATATTATGTACTATCAAATACTCCTTGTAAGCTTTCTCAAGACTTGTACTATGAAATCTTGATACTCCTTGTAAGCTTTCTCAAGACTTGTACTATGGTTTCATTATAAGGTATTTTCGTTAAAGATTTGATGTAGTcattaaaaactattttattcGTGAAGAATACTCCTGGCACCAATTGTACCTGGTACTAACATTGTCTATTGGGTTTGATTCAGCAACGGGGCAAAAGATGCAGAGCTTTCATG
Encoded proteins:
- the LOC131660945 gene encoding uncharacterized protein LOC131660945 produces the protein MDPKEKHAMIRDIGLQIVMILAVILIFLSMHGIPQKFLAKLRIRNRTGIKAKRHFVRGAQLLTQARSSKNKSRSAINQLANEALAEAEKAIELDPKDAASYLLKAMVLDLQGFRTSALESLDAALSPLAAGSLAEGERGDALYKRAELKLATSERTRVDSALADLTESVILSPKNAKAWCALGECYEGKKMEEEAKKAYKEAHELEPQFSVPVEALNSNGAKDAELS